The following coding sequences lie in one Allochromatium vinosum DSM 180 genomic window:
- a CDS encoding tryptophan--tRNA ligase: MASVSNQHARVLSGMRPTGRLHLGHYHGVLKNWLELQHEYECFFFVADWHALTTQYEDPAGIPDSARDMVIDWLAAGINPSSATLFVQSRVPEHAELHLLLSMITPLGWLERVPTYKDQQEKLKEMDLSTYGFLGYPLLQSADILIYKAGQVPVGEDQIAHVELTREVARRFNHIFGREPDFEVKAEEAKKKMGKKNAKLFDELRRRYQEQGDQEALEVARALLEGQGNITLSDRERLFGYLEGGGRIILPEPQALLTKASKMPGLDGQKMSKSYNNTISLRDSPAEVEKALRTMPTDPARVRRTDPGDPDKCPVWQFHQVYSDSSVHEWVQQGCRSAGIGCLECKQPIVDAVLAELAPIQERAREYEAQPDLVRSILNEGCEKARDVARETMEEVRHAMSLVMS; this comes from the coding sequence TTGGCTTCTGTCTCAAATCAACATGCGCGCGTGCTCTCGGGCATGCGTCCGACCGGACGGCTGCATCTCGGCCATTATCACGGCGTGCTCAAGAACTGGCTGGAGTTGCAGCACGAGTACGAGTGCTTCTTCTTCGTCGCCGACTGGCACGCGCTCACCACCCAGTATGAAGACCCCGCCGGGATTCCCGACAGTGCGCGGGACATGGTGATCGACTGGCTGGCCGCCGGCATCAACCCCAGCTCGGCGACGCTGTTCGTCCAATCGCGGGTGCCCGAGCACGCCGAGCTGCATCTGCTGCTGTCCATGATCACCCCGCTCGGCTGGCTGGAGCGGGTGCCGACCTACAAGGATCAGCAGGAGAAGCTCAAGGAGATGGATCTCTCGACCTACGGCTTCCTCGGCTATCCGCTGCTCCAGAGCGCCGACATCCTCATCTACAAGGCCGGTCAGGTGCCGGTCGGTGAGGATCAGATCGCGCATGTCGAGCTGACGCGCGAAGTGGCGCGGCGTTTCAATCACATCTTCGGGCGCGAGCCGGACTTCGAGGTCAAGGCCGAAGAAGCCAAGAAGAAGATGGGCAAGAAGAACGCCAAGCTGTTCGACGAGCTGCGGCGGCGCTATCAGGAACAGGGCGATCAGGAGGCGCTGGAGGTGGCGCGCGCGCTGCTCGAAGGCCAGGGCAACATCACCCTGTCCGACCGCGAGCGGCTGTTCGGCTATCTGGAGGGCGGCGGGCGCATCATCCTGCCCGAGCCGCAGGCGCTCCTGACCAAGGCGTCGAAGATGCCGGGTCTGGACGGACAGAAGATGTCCAAGTCCTACAACAATACGATTTCACTGCGCGACTCGCCGGCCGAGGTCGAGAAGGCGCTGCGCACCATGCCGACCGATCCGGCGCGGGTGCGTCGCACCGATCCGGGCGATCCCGATAAGTGCCCGGTGTGGCAGTTCCATCAGGTCTATTCCGACAGCTCGGTGCACGAATGGGTGCAGCAGGGCTGCCGCTCGGCGGGGATCGGCTGCCTGGAATGCAAGCAGCCGATCGTCGATGCGGTGCTCGCCGAACTGGCGCCGATCCAGGAGCGCGCGCGCGAGTACGAGGCGCAGCCCGATCTGGTGCGCAGCATCCTCAACGAAGGCTGCGAGAAAGCCCGCGATGTGGCCCGCGAGACCATGGAAGAGGTCCGGCACGCCATGTCGCTGGTGATGTCCTGA
- a CDS encoding L-threonylcarbamoyladenylate synthase, with product MAQFFQIHPDNPQPRLIRRAVEILLEGGVIVYPTDSSYALGCQIGEKSAMERIRRIRRLDDKHNFTLVCRDLSEIASYAKIDDQAYRMLKSLTPGAYTFIHEATKQVPRRLLHPKRKAIGLRVPDNEICRALLGELDQPILSTTLILPDHDEPLTDPYDMREALDKHVDLIIDGGFCGLEPTTVVDMTADPPALVRRGKGDASLFEE from the coding sequence ATGGCGCAGTTCTTCCAGATCCATCCCGACAATCCGCAGCCGCGGCTGATCCGCCGTGCCGTCGAGATCCTGCTCGAAGGCGGGGTCATCGTCTATCCGACCGACTCGTCCTATGCGCTCGGCTGTCAGATCGGCGAAAAATCGGCGATGGAGCGCATCCGGCGTATCCGGCGACTCGACGACAAGCACAACTTCACCCTGGTCTGTCGCGATCTCTCCGAGATCGCCAGCTATGCCAAGATCGACGATCAGGCCTACCGGATGCTCAAGTCGCTCACGCCCGGTGCCTATACCTTCATCCACGAAGCCACCAAGCAGGTGCCGCGCCGGCTGCTGCATCCAAAGCGCAAGGCGATCGGTCTGCGGGTGCCGGACAATGAGATCTGTCGCGCGCTGCTCGGCGAACTCGATCAGCCGATCCTGAGCACCACGCTGATCCTGCCCGATCACGACGAGCCGCTGACCGATCCCTATGACATGCGCGAGGCGCTCGACAAGCACGTGGATCTGATCATCGACGGCGGCTTCTGCGGTCTGGAGCCGACGACCGTGGTCGACATGACGGCCGATCCGCCGGCTCTGGTGCGTCGCGGCAAGGGTGACGCCTCACTGTTCGAGGAATGA
- a CDS encoding segregation and condensation protein A — protein MAAAVEPDLSTADVRPEPPLAIVRGAPFLTLPQDLYIPPDALEVFLETFEGPLDLLLYLIRRQNLDILDIPIAEITEQYMEYVELMRELRLELAAEYLLMAAMLAEIKSRMLLPRPQEAEEEGADPRADLVRRLQEYERFKQAAADLDALPRLERDHFVVEAAVPPGFIRRLPPDVELHELLSALREVLARAELFTSHRVEKEQLSLRERMSQVLERLNGGGFARLTDLFDPSEGRPGVVVTFLALLELIKSSVLELVQSESFAPIHVKLRESSPATTA, from the coding sequence ATCGCCGCCGCTGTCGAACCGGATCTCTCGACGGCGGATGTGCGACCGGAGCCGCCCCTGGCCATCGTCCGGGGCGCGCCGTTCCTGACGTTGCCCCAGGATCTCTACATCCCGCCCGATGCGCTGGAGGTCTTCCTCGAAACCTTCGAGGGACCGCTCGATCTGCTGCTCTATCTGATCCGGCGCCAGAATCTGGACATCCTCGACATCCCGATCGCCGAGATCACGGAGCAGTACATGGAGTACGTCGAGCTGATGCGCGAGCTGCGTCTGGAGCTGGCGGCCGAGTATCTGCTGATGGCCGCGATGCTGGCCGAGATCAAGTCGCGGATGCTGCTGCCCCGGCCGCAGGAAGCCGAAGAGGAGGGCGCCGATCCACGCGCCGATCTGGTCCGAAGGCTCCAGGAGTACGAGCGCTTCAAGCAGGCGGCGGCCGATCTCGACGCGCTGCCCCGGCTGGAGCGCGATCACTTCGTCGTCGAGGCCGCTGTGCCGCCCGGATTCATCCGGCGCCTGCCGCCGGACGTGGAGCTGCACGAACTGCTGTCGGCACTGCGCGAGGTGCTGGCGCGCGCCGAACTCTTCACCAGCCACAGGGTCGAGAAGGAACAGCTGTCGCTGCGCGAGCGCATGTCGCAGGTGCTGGAACGTCTGAACGGCGGCGGATTCGCGCGGCTGACCGATCTCTTCGACCCGAGTGAAGGGCGTCCGGGCGTGGTCGTCACCTTTCTGGCGCTGCTGGAACTGATCAAGTCGAGCGTGCTCGAACTGGTGCAGTCCGAGTCCTTCGCCCCCATCCATGTCAAACTGCGCGAGTCCTCGCCCGCGACCACCGCATGA
- a CDS encoding site-2 protease family protein — protein sequence MQALNHMQLLAVLAVPVLLAITVHEAAHGWVANKLGDHTALRLGRVTFNPLRHVDLVGTLLVPALAFFFTGFLFGWAKPVPVNWRNLHHPRRDMALVAVAGPGANLIMALAWGLIIQAGLLLYPVSQWIALPLIYTGAAGVLINVFLMVLNLVPLLPLDGGRVLNSLLPPRLAYLFSRLEPFGFIILLILLVTGLLGTILIPVVHWTIGLLPGSGIVKELFFV from the coding sequence ATGCAAGCGCTCAATCACATGCAACTGCTGGCGGTGCTGGCCGTGCCGGTGCTGCTGGCCATCACCGTGCACGAAGCCGCCCACGGCTGGGTCGCCAACAAGCTCGGCGATCATACCGCGCTGCGGCTCGGGCGCGTGACCTTCAATCCGCTACGTCACGTCGATCTGGTCGGGACGCTGCTGGTGCCGGCGCTGGCGTTCTTCTTCACCGGCTTTCTGTTCGGCTGGGCCAAGCCGGTGCCGGTGAACTGGCGCAATCTGCATCATCCACGACGCGACATGGCGCTGGTGGCCGTGGCCGGGCCGGGGGCGAATCTGATCATGGCGCTCGCCTGGGGGCTGATCATCCAGGCCGGGCTGCTGCTGTATCCGGTCAGTCAGTGGATCGCGCTGCCGCTGATCTACACGGGCGCGGCGGGCGTGCTCATCAATGTCTTCCTGATGGTGCTGAATCTGGTGCCGTTGCTGCCGCTCGACGGCGGGCGGGTGCTCAATTCGCTGCTGCCGCCGCGATTGGCCTATCTGTTCTCTCGGCTCGAACCCTTTGGGTTCATCATCCTGCTGATCCTGCTCGTCACCGGGCTGCTCGGAACCATCCTGATCCCGGTCGTCCACTGGACCATCGGGTTGCTGCCGGGTAGCGGGATCGTCAAGGAACTCTTTTTCGTCTGA